A window of Punica granatum isolate Tunisia-2019 chromosome 8, ASM765513v2, whole genome shotgun sequence genomic DNA:
tcgatCCCACGGATTGGTGGCAATCCCGGTGGCGTCCCCTCAAGAAACACATCAtcaaactcctgcaaaagagaaaccaCAACACTAGGCAAAGATGGGTTAAAATTAGTAGATAAGTAGGCCTCTTTGTACAAGAACAATATCATTGGCCTTTCATCCTTACTAACACTCTctaattctctttcttttgtgaAGAAACTCAATTTCttcccctcttttcttttcaaggctGAACTCTCAcatctctccttttcttttggttcaGCCACTCTCTTACTTTCTTTTGAACTCTCAGCACTGGACTTTTTGATTTGGAGTTGCTCTTCGAACACTTGATGTGGTGGCAGCGGTGCAAGTGTCATGCTTCGACCATCCTTGATGAAATTATACCGATTCTTGTACCCGTCATGTGTAGTTCTTcgatcaaattgccatggcctCCCGAGTAACAAATGGCTGGCTATCATAGGAAactacatcacacaaaacTTCATCATGGTACTTCCCAATAGAAAATGAGATTAACACTTGTTTTGTCACCTTCAATTCACCACTCTCATTCAGCCACTGAAGTCTATATGGCCTTGGATGCTTTTGAGTGCTCAAACCAAGCTTCTCCACCATCAGCTTGCTTGCCACATTCACAGTGCTTCCTCCATCAATAATCAGTCCACATACTCGATCCTTCACGTGGCATCGAGTGTAGAAAATGTTCTCTCTTTGTAGCccatcaccatcttctttggtTTGCACATGTAGAGCTCTCAAAACAACAAGAGTTTGACCCGATACAGCATGCTCCACATCATCGGCATCTTCAAGTGATGGTATAGAGTCAGTGTCACTCTCGTGCTCATCCGCACTTGCAATCTCCCCGTTATCTAACATAATCATGGCTCTCTTGTTCGGGCATTGAGAAGCATAATGACTAGAACCCAAACAACGAAAGCACTTTACATCACGGTTTCTTTGAGGTTGGGAAGAAGAGTTACCCCTCTCCTTAGAATCAAATGATGGCTTGGCTGCGGGCTTGTCTCCCTTGgccttctcctcttgcttcgAACCAGCCCATTTAGGTCCAGCTCCTTCAAACTTGGAAGTCCACTTCGAATTCGAATTAGAGGATTCGAACCTGGATGACGATCGTCCCCCCTTCTTGAgttgcctctcaaccttcatagCCATGTGCACCAATTCTTCAAGCTCCACATAATGGTGCAGCTCCACAAtattggcaatctcccgattaagtCCACTAATGAACCGAGCCATGGTTGCCTCTCGATCCTCCTCAACATTGGCGCGAATCATGGCaatctccatctccttgtggtaCTCCTCCACGGTCTTAGACCCTTGCTTAAGATTCTGCAGCTTCAAGTATAAATCCCGGTAGTAATGGGATGGGACAAACCTCCTCCGCATGACAGCTTTCATGCCCTCCCAATTGTCAATAGGTCGCTCTCCATTTCGGCGTCTACTCACCgtcaattgatcccaccaaactATGGCATAGTCGGTGAATGCCACAGCTGCAAGCTTCACCTTCTTCTCCTCGGAGTAGTTGTGACAATCAAAAACCAGCTCAACCCTCCTTTCCCATTCGATATAAATATCGGGATCGCTCTTGCCTTGGAATGGAGGAATGGTCAGTTTGATGGACCCCGTATTACGATCAACGGTGTCTCTTTCTTGGCGCCTTCCACGTCCGCGCCATGGCGTCTCAGCCCTTGCTCCTCGAGCTCGTCTCATTGCGGCAATGGAAGAcatatcatcctcatcatcatagGATCCCTCCTCGTGGCCATCAAATGGATCAGTAGTAGGTGCTGGCTGTCGGTTATTGTTCCTCCTTGGTTGCTGATTGGGAGCTTGTCGCAACTGGTCAATCCGCTCATCATGCCTCTCCAACCGGTCATTTATCGTATTGAGCACCATGTTCATTCGCTCAAATTGTTGTTGCATAGCccgaatgattgtgctttgatCAGGCCCTCCACTACTTTGCTCATGTCCCCCGCTATTTTCTTGCGACATGTTGAAATCTGCAAAGAAATATTAGAGTAAAAGGACCTCACAATcactccctcacgtgtttactCTCAAATCGATGTCACACAAACTCTCGTATTTCACTCGATACAATGGCTTTTACCCTCTGATGGTCTCACTCCCTCTGGCCTTTTTCCTCTCACAGATTTCTCCACAAAGTTCTGGACGAACTGAGCAATCTAATTACAAGTCCTTGAGGAAATTACTTGTTCGCTTGAGCCACTTATAATATCAGTTCCAAGTAGCAAAGAAGCAAAGAGATATGGATGGACAAGATGTATGTAAAAGGAATGAGCCAGACAAATCAAAGATGGAATGGACACAAATACGATCGGAGAAAAGCAGAATGGGAGCAACTATGACAGATCAACTTAAGGCCTATGTAATGGAATGGACACAAATACGATCGGAGAAAAGCATAATGGGAGCAACTATGACAGATCAACTTAAGGCCTATGTGATTACATAGGCCTTAAGTTGATCTGTCATAGTTGCTCCCATTATGCTTTTCTCCGATCGTATTTGTGTCCATTCCATCTTTGATTTGTCTGGCTCATTCCTTTTACATACATCTTGTCCATCCATATCTCTTTGCTTCTTTGCTACTTGGAACTGATATTATAAGTGGCTCAAGCGAACAAGTAATTTCCTCAAGGACTTGTAATTAGATTGCTCAGTTCGTCCAGAACTTTGTGGAGAAATCTGTGAGAGGAAAAAGGCCAGAGGGAGTGAGACCATCAGAGGGTAAAAGCCATTGTATCGAGTGAAATACGAGAGTTTGTGTGACATCGATTTGAGagtaaacacgtgagggagtgATTGTGAGGTCCTTTTACTCTAATATTTCTTTGCAGATTTCAACATGTCGCAAGAAAATAGCGGGGGACATGAGCAAAGTAGTGGAGGGCCTGatcaaagcacaatcattcggGCTATGCAACAACAATTTGAGCGAATGAACATGGTGCTCAATACGATAAATGACCGGTTGGAGAGGCATGATGAGCGGATTGACCAGTTGCGACAAGCTCCCAATCAGCAACCAAGGAGGAACAATAACCGACAGCCAGCACCTACTACTGATCCATTTGATGGCCACGAGGAGGGATCctatgatgatgaggatgatatgTCTTCCATTGCCGCAATGAGACGAGCTCGAGGAGCAAGGGCTGAGACGCCATGGCGCGGACGTGGAAGGCGCCAAGAAAGAGACACCGTTGATCGTAATACGGGGTCCATCAAACTGACCATTCCTCCATTCCAAGGCAAGAGCGATCCCGATATTTATATCGAATGGGAAAGGAGGGTTGAGCTGGTTTTTGATTGTCACAACTACTCCGAGGAGAAGAAGGTGAAGCTTGCAGCTGTGGCATTCACCGACTATGCCATagtttggtgggatcaattgacGGTGAGTAGACGCCGAAATGGAGAGCGACCTATTGACAATTGGGAGGGCATGAAAGCTGTCATGCGGAGGAGGTTTGTCCCATCCCATTACTACCGGGATTTATACTTGAAGCTGCAGAATCTTAAGCAAGGGTCTAAGACCGTGGAGGAGtaccacaaggagatggagattGCCATGATTCGCGCCAATGTTGAGGAGGATCGAGAGGCAACCATGGCTCGGTTCATTAGTGGacttaatcgggagattgccaataTTGTGGAGCTGCACCATTATGTGGAGCTTGAAGAATTGGTGCACATGGctatgaaggttgagaggcaacTCAAGAAGGGGGGACGATCGTCATCCAGGTTCGAATCCTCTAATTCGAATTCGAAGTGGACTTCCAAGTTTGAAGGAGCTGGACCTAAATGGGCTGGTTcgaagcaagaggagaaggcCAAGGGAGACAAGCCCGCAGCCAAGCCATCATTTGATTCTAAGGAGAGGGGTAACTCTTCTTCCCAACCTCAAAGAAACCGTGATGTAAAGTGCTTTCGTTGTTTGGGTTCTAGTCATTATGCTTCTCAATGCCCGAACAAGAGAGCCATGATTATGTTAGATAACGGGGAGATTGCAAGTGCGGATGAGCACGAGAGTGACACTGACTCTATACCATCACTTGAAGATGCCGATGATGTGGAGCATGCTGTATCGGGTCAAACTCTTGTTGTTTTGAGAGCTCTACATGTGCAAaccaaagaagatggtgatggGCTACAAAGAGAGAACATTTTCTACACTCGATGCCACGTGAAGGATCGAGTATGTGGACTGATTATTGATGGAGGAAGCACTGTGAATGTGGCAAGCAAGCTGATGGTGGAGAAGCTTGGTTTGAGCACTCAAAAGCATCCAAGGCCATATAGACTTCAGTGGCTGAATGAGAGTGGTGAATTGAAGGTGACAAAACAAGTGTTAATCTCATTTTCTATTGGGAAGTACCATGATGAAgttttgtgtgatgtagtTTCCTATGATAGCCAGCCATTTGTTACTCGGGaggccatggcaatttgatcgAAGAACTACACATGACGGGTACAAGAATCGGTATAGTTTCATCAAGGATGGTCGAAGCATGACACTTGCACCGCTGCCACCACATCAAGTGTTCGAAGAGCAACTCCAAATCAAAAAGTCCAGTGCTGAGAGTTCAAAAGAAAGTAAGAGAGTGGCtgaaccaaaagaaaaggagagatgTGAGAGTTCagccttgaaaagaaaagaggggaaGAAATTGAGTTTCTtcacaaaagaaagagaattagAGAGTGTTAGTAAGGATGAAAGGCCAATGATATTGTTCTTGTACAAAGAGGCCTACTTATCTACTAATTTTAACCCATCTTTGCCTAGTGTTGtggtttctcttttgcaggagtttgaTGATGTGTTTCTTGAGGGGACGCCACCGGGATTGCCACCAATCCGTGGGatcgaacatcaaattgatttcatTCCAGGAGCGCCCATTCCAAACCGGCCAGCATATCGGTGTAATCCCGAAGAAGCAAAAGAACTCCAAAAGCAAGTTGATGAGCTGCTGACCAAGGGCTGTGTTCGAGAGAGCATGAGTCCATGCTCTGTGCCCGTGTTGCTTGTTCCCAAGAAAGATGGCACATGGAgaatgtgtgtggattgtcgAGCTGTGAATAagataacggtaaagtatcgctatcctattcctcgattagatgatatgcttgatgaattgcatggttctactatattttctaagattgatttgaagagtggatACCATCAAATTCgcatgaaagaaggagatgagtggaaaacAGCATTTAAAACCAAGAGTGGATTGTATGAGTGGTTAGTGATGCCATTTGGATTGACTAATGCACCCAGCACATTTATGCGCCTTATGAATCATGTCTTGCGTGCTTACATTGGAAAATTTGTtgttgtttactttgatgatattctAATTTATAGCAAAACTGAGCATGATCATATGAATCATTTGAGGTGTGTTCTTGAGGTGCTGAGGCATGAGAAGTTGTATGCTAACCTTAAGAAGTGTGAATTTTTCTTGGAAAgtgttgtttttcttggttttgtcGTAAGTTCCAAGGGTGTGGAAgtggatgaagagaaggtGAAAGCAATCCGGGAATGGCCTACACCCACTACCATTGCTGAGGTCCGAAGCTTCCATGGCCTTGCTGGGTtctatcgaagatttgtgcGCAATTTTAGCACCGTAGCTGCTCCTTTGATCGAGATCATCAAGAAGGAAGTTGGCTTTAGATGGGCCAAGGAGCAAGAGAAGGCATTCAATACCTTGAAAGAAAAGCTAAGTTCTGCTCCTTTACTGATTTTACCGGACTTTTCTAAaccttttgaaatcgaatgtgatgcttccggTATTGGTATAGGTGCCGTCCTTATGCAAGAGAAGAGGCctattgcttacttcagtgaGAAGCTCAACGGGGCTGCGTTGAACTACTCCACATACGACAAGGAGCTCTATGCTTTGGTGAGGGCTTTGGAGACATGGCAGCATTACTTGTGGTCCAAAgagttcatcattcacaccgaccatgagtccttgaagcaTTTAAAGGGTCAAAGCAAGCTAAACCGAAGGCACACACGTTGGATCGAGTTCATCGAGATGTTTCCCTATGTGATCCAATACAAGAAAGGTAAGAAAAATGTAGTGGCTGATGCCTTATCTCGCAGGTATACTCTTATCTCAACTCTTGATGCCAAGCTTTTGGGATTTGAATATATCAAAGAGTTATACTTGCatgatcatgattttaatgAAGTCTTTTCTGAATGTGAAAAAGGGGCATTTGACAAGTTTTATAAGCATGAGGGGTATTTGTTTCGTGAGAACAAGCTATGTATTCCACAAAGTTCCATGCGAGAATTGCTTGTTAGGGAAGCCCATGGGGGAGGTTTAATGGGGCATTTTGGTGTGGCTAAGACCTTAGATGTTTTGAGAGAGCATTTCttttggccacatatgaaaagagacgTTGAAAGGATCTGTCTTAGGTGTGTCACATGTAAGAAAGCTAAGTCTAAGATTCAACCTCATGGACTACATGCCCTTGCCCGTTCCTAGTCATCCATGGACTGATGtatcaatggattttgttttgggtttgcCTAGGACTAAGAATGGTAAggattctatctttgtagtAGTGGATCGTTTTTcaaagatggctcattttattccttgtAAGAAGACGGATGACGCTACTCATGTGGCGGGCCTTTTCTTTAAGGAAGTAGTGCGTTTGCATGGCATCCCCAGAACAATTGTAAGTGATCGTGATGTTAAGTTCCTAAGTCActtttggcgtgttttgtgggGAAAATTGGGAACAAAGCTATTGTTTTCTACCACTtgccacccacaaactgatgggcaAACAGAGTTTGTAAATCGAACCTTAGGTACTTTGCTGCGAGCTGTTATTAAAAGGAACTTGAAAagttgggaagattgcattccattcattgagtttgcatataatcgggccatgcattcttctactaagttttctccctttgaggttgtttatgcCTTTAATCCACTAACCCCATTGGATTTAACTCCATTGCCTATTGGTGAGATTGTTAGCCTTGATGGAAAGCGTAAGGCAGAATTTGTGAAGAAGATCCATGAAGAAGCAAGGAACCACATCTTGCACAAGAACGAGCAAGCTGCCACTCGAGCCAACAAGGGAAGAAAGCATGTCACTTTCGAACcgggagattgggtttgggttcaTTTCAGGAAGGAGAGGTTTCAAAGCCAAAGGAAATCAAAGCTAAATCCGcgaggagatggaccattcCAAGTCTTAGAAAAGATTAATGACAATGCATACAAGCTCGATTTGCCGGGAGAGTATCAAGTGAGTTCTACATTTAATGTTCTGATATTTCTCCCTTTGATGTGGGcgcagattcgaggacgaatccttttgaagaaggGGGGAATGATAGGGTTGAGCCGGACTCCGAGCATGAGGACAAGTTGCATATTTCTACCGGACCGATAACCAGAGCAcgtgccaagaaattg
This region includes:
- the LOC116188843 gene encoding uncharacterized protein LOC116188843 yields the protein MSQENSGGHEQSSGGPDQSTIIRAMQQQFERMNMVLNTINDRLERHDERIDQLRQAPNQQPRRNNNRQPAPTTDPFDGHEEGSYDDEDDMSSIAAMRRARGARAETPWRGRGRRQERDTVDRNTGSIKLTIPPFQGKSDPDIYIEWERRVELVFDCHNYSEEKKVKLAAVAFTDYAIVWWDQLTVSRRRNGERPIDNWEGMKAVMRRRFVPSHYYRDLYLKLQNLKQGSKTVEEYHKEMEIAMIRANVEEDREATMARFISGLNREIANIVELHHYVELEELVHMAMKVERQLKKGGRSSSRFESSNSNSKWTSKFEGAGPKWAGSKQEEKAKGDKPAAKPSFDSKERGNSSSQPQRNRDVKCFRCLGSSHYASQCPNKRAMIMLDNGEIASADEHESDTDSIPSLEDADDVEHAVSGQTLVVLRALHVQTKEDGDGLQRENIFYTRCHVKDRVCGLIIDGGSTVNVASKLMVEKLGLSTQKHPRPYRLQWLNESGELKVTKQVLISFSIGKYHDEVLCDVVSYDSQPFVTREAMAI